The following DNA comes from Paenibacillus crassostreae.
CCACCAATACCAAATATTTGCTCAATGACTACAGAACCCGTAATAATGTTAGCCGTCATAGGACCTACATAAGTCACAACAGGCAATATTCCGTTACGGATGACATGCTTGAACATAATCGTAAACCAGTTCAGACCTTTAGCTTTGGCCGTCTTAATGTAATCAGCATGCAACACTTCAAGCATACTCGAACGCGTAAGACGTGCTATAAATGCTATAGGCTGTGCAGATAATGCCATAACCGGTAGAACATAGTCAATCGGTTTATCGAATCCTAGCACATTAAACCAACCGGCCTTTTCCGCCAAATAAAACTGTAATAAGGATGCGAGTACAAAGCTAGGTACAGCCATTCCTAATACAGCCAAAATCATGGCGACATTATCGATTAGCTTGCGATGATAAAGGGCTGCTAACATTCCCAGAAGAACCCCTACTATTACTGCTACGACAATGGCAACAGCTCCCAGTTTCAATGAAGTTTGGAAAGTGTCACTAATAATATCGGTAACTTCTTGATTCAATTTCTTCATAGATATCCCGAAATCGCCAGTAGCAATATCACCTAGATACTTCAAATATTGTTGATAAACTGGCTTGTCCAGTCCATATTGTTCCATTAGACGGGCTCTAATCTCTTCTGAAACTTTCTTTTCAGATTGAAAAGGGTCACCCGGAATGGCTTTCATGAGAAAGAATGTTGCAGATATTAGAATGAATAGCGATAGAATCATATAGAAAAATTTATTGGCAACATAACGCACCATTCCCACTTACACCTCCGTTAACAAAG
Coding sequences within:
- a CDS encoding ABC transporter permease; amino-acid sequence: MVRYVANKFFYMILSLFILISATFFLMKAIPGDPFQSEKKVSEEIRARLMEQYGLDKPVYQQYLKYLGDIATGDFGISMKKLNQEVTDIISDTFQTSLKLGAVAIVVAVIVGVLLGMLAALYHRKLIDNVAMILAVLGMAVPSFVLASLLQFYLAEKAGWFNVLGFDKPIDYVLPVMALSAQPIAFIARLTRSSMLEVLHADYIKTAKAKGLNWFTIMFKHVIRNGILPVVTYVGPMTANIITGSVVIEQIFGIGGIGKVFVDSITNRDYTMIMGVTIFYGVILMLARFITDIAYVLIDPRITFTRRKEG